The Paraburkholderia largidicola DNA segment CCGCCCGGCATCGAAGTGGTGTCGTGGTACGTGATGATGGGGATCGGCCAGGTCGTGACGCTGCGCGTGCCCGCTAACCGCCTGCGCGAGGTGAACCGCGCGATCGAGGAGACCGCGTGGGGCGGCTACAGCACCGATTTCTACCCGACCTACGACTACAAGGCGATCGCCGAGCAGGCGCGGGCGAAAAACGGCAAGTGAGCCGCCGCGTCAGTACCACGGCTTGTCGTTGAGCGGCGAGCCGGTGATCTTGACGATGAACTCGAGAAACGCGCGCACCTTCGCGGACGGATGACGCCGCGAAGGGTAGAGCGCGTAGAGCGGAAAGCGCTCGTCGGGCCAGTCGGGAAACAGATCGACGAGCCGGCCGCTGTCGAACAGCGGCTGCGTGCCGAGCGCCATGATCTGCGCGATCCCGTGGCCAGCGAGACATGCACCGTGCATCGTCGAGACGTCGTTGACGGTGAGGCGGCCGCGCGCGTCGATGATGACTTTTTTGCGCGGCCGGTGAAATTCCCACACGAACGGCCGTCCCGTTTCCGGATCGCGGTACTGGATGCAATTGTGCGGCTCGCGTTCGAGATCGGACGGCTTGAGTGGCCTGCCATGCTTCTTCAGATAACCAGGGGACGCGGCCGTCACGATGCGCGTGTCGAGCAGCCTGCGCGCGACGAGCGTCGACGGGCGCGGCTCGCCAAAGCGCACCGCGAGATCGAAGCCGTCGGCGACCATGTCGCCGAGCTGATCGCGCGTGATCAGGTCGAGATCGAGTTCCGGATAACGCGCAACGAATTCGCCGATGCGCGGGCTCAGCACGATCTTCGAGAAGAACGGATCGACGTTCACGCGCAGCCGTCCGCGCACGGCGGTCGCGCCGCCTGCCGCCGATGCGGCGGCTTCTTCGAGGCCGTCCATGAGCGGCACGATCTGCTCGTACAGGCGCAGGCCTTCGTCGGTGAGTTTGACGGTGCGCGTGGTGCGATCGAACAGGCGGATGCCGAGCCGCGCCTCGAGCCGCGCGACCGAGCGGCTCACGCCGGATTGCGACATGTCGAGCCGTTCGCTTGCGCCCGCAAAGCTGCCGCTTTCGACGATCGCCGTCAGCACGCCCATGCCGTTGAGAATCCGTTCGTCGAACGACATGGTGTGTTCCTCGTTTGATGAGGATGACATTGTGTCATGAATCAAATGACACTGATGTCATGGTGTAAAGCACTGCGGAAGACCAGAATCAATCCCGACGCAAGCAATTTTTCATTGAACGGGAGTGTGGGATGTACGCAATTACGGGTATCACGGGTCAGGTGGGCGGTGTAGTCGCGAGGACGCTGCTGGCGCAGGGCAAGAACGTGCGCGCGGTGGTGCGCAGCGAGGAAAAGGGCGCGCCGTGGGCCGCGCAAGGCTGCGACGTGGCGCTTGCCGAGATGCATGATCGGGATGCGCTGCGTCGTGCGTTCGAGGGGGCGGAAGGCGTGTTCGTGCTGCTGCCGCCCGTGTTCGATCCGTCGCCGGATTTTTCGGAGTCGCGGAGGAATATTGCCGCGCTGCGGGTTGCGCTGAGCGAGGCGAGGCCTACGCGGGTGGTCGTGCTGTCGACGATTGGCGCGCAAGCCGCGCAGCCTAATCTGCTGAATCAGCTTGGCATCATGGAGCAGGAGTTGGGCACTCTGCCGATGCCTGTTGTGTTCTTGCGTGCTGCGTGGTTCTTTGAGAACTTCGTATGGGACGTTGAGCCGGCTCGTGAGACGGGTGTGATTCCGAGCTTTCTTCAACCGCTCGATAAGCCGGTGCCGATGGTGGCGACGGATGATATTGGGCGCGTTGCCGCGGCATTGCTTCAGGATGCCTGGGAGGGGGCGCGGGTTGTCGAGCTTGAAGGTCCGCGACGCGTTACGCCGGATGAGATTGCAGCTGCGTTTGCCGATGCACTGGATCGGCCGGTGCGGATGCAGCTTGTTCCGCGTGACGAGTGGGAGTCGTTGTTTCGGGCGCAAGGGATGAAGAATCCGCTGCCGCGTATGCAGATGATCGATGGGTTTAATGAAGGGTGGATCGAGTTTGAAGCGCCTTCGGCGGTGGTTAAAGGGGATGTTGCGGTTGAAGTGGTGATTCGACGGTTAGTGAGGGGATAGTGGATTTTGTTCGCGCGGCGTGGGTGGTTTTGGTTTGCTGGTGTTGTGCGGTGGCATCCGCGTTTTGTAATTGGTGCTTCACGCGTTGCCCCTGTGCGGGGCGGCACCTACTTTTCTTTGCCGCCGCAAAGAAAAGTAGGCAAAAGAAAGCGGCTCACACCGCCAGCACGTGTGTTTATCCACGGGCCCCCAACGTCCCCACACTTCACACCGCAACGTACTTGTTTGCGAGCGTTGCCAGCGCTTCGAACAGATGCCTCACCCGCTTCAGACACCTGCACAAGGGCCAGCGGCAGCGAGTTATATGCGCCGCCCAGGTGGCAAACTGTGTGTAGGTTTTCGCATCGCATAACCTGGCGCTCCTACAGGGTGGAACGCATGCGCTATCGGTCCGGAGTGAGGCGTGTGAGGCTCTACGACCTACACACAGTTTGCCACCTGGGCGGCGGCGGACTGTCTGACGCCGCGTGCCGCGACGCGGGCAGATGAAGCGGGTGAGGCGTTCAGAGAGAACGTTGGCAACGCACGCGAACACGCGCGTTGCCGTGTGAAGCGTAAGACCCTGTGGGGGCCCTCAGGCAAACACAAGAACTGGCGGTGTTAGCCGCTTTCTTTTGCCTACTTTTCTTTGCGGCGGCAAAGAAAAGTAGGTGCCGCCCCGCACAGGGGCAACGCTAGTGAACCAATAACATCACGCGGATGCCAGCAAAACCACAAGCAAACCACACCAGCGTCGCAGACACCAGAGCAAAAAAACCCTACATCAAGCAGCCCGCGCCGCAGGCGCATCAGACGCCCACAACAAAACCGGAATCGACTTCGAAGTCGGCGTATTACAAACATCAGCAACGCTATTCAACGGCACAAGCGGATTCGTCTCCGGATAATAAGCCCCGAGACACCCACGCGGAATGTCATACTCGACGAGCATAAACCGCTCAGCGCGCCGCTCGATGCCATCATCCCAGATGGTTTCCATATCGACCCAATCGCCAGCCTTGAACCCAAGCATCGCGATATCGGCAGCATTCGCAAACACCACGCGCCGCTGGTTATAAACCCCGCGATAGCGATCATCGAGCGCATAGATAGTCGTGTTGTACTGATCATGCGACCGCGTCGTCATCAAGGTCATCGCACGCTCGCCATGCAACTTGCGGGCACGCTGAATGGGCGTATCGCGCTGAATCTGATGCACGACGAAGTTCGCCTTCCCCGTGCCAGTCTTCCAGTCACGCTCGCGCGAAGCCACGCGTAAATGAAAACCGCCCGGCTGCTCGATCCGCTTGTTGTACTCGTAAAAACCGTCGACCGACCACTCGATCGCATCGCGAATCTTCGCGTAGTCATCCGCGTAACCGAGCCAGTCCGCTTTCGCGCTGCCAAGCGTCGCCTCGGCGATCTGCGCGACGATACGCGTCTCCGACACGAGATTGGCCGACGCAGGCGTATTCATCCCGTACGACACGTGCACCATGCTCATCGAGTCTTCGACGGTCACGCCTTGCGCCACGCCATTCTGCAAATCGATTTCAGTGCGACCGAGCGTCGGCAGAATCAACGCTTCGCGACCATGCACGAGATGGCTGCGATTCAGCTTGGTCGTGATGTGCACGGTCAGATCGCACGCACGCAGCGCGTCCCACGTACGCGGCGTGTCGGGCGTCGCAATCGAGAAGTTGCCGCCCAGGCCAATGAACACCTTCACGTGACCTTCGAGCATCGCTTCGATCGTTTCGACCACGTCGTAGCCATGCCCGCGCGGCGGCTCGAAATCGAACACCTTGCCGAGGCGGTCGAGAAACGCGTCGCTCGGCTTTTCCTCGATGCCGACCGTGCGGTTGCCCTGCACGTTCGAGTGGCCGCGCACCGGGCACAGGCCCGCGCCGAGACGGCCGATATTGCCGCGCATCATCATCAGGTTCGACAGCATGTGCACCGTCGGCACGGAATGCTTGTGCTGCGTAATACCCATGCCCCACGTCGAGATCACGCGCTTGCCGTTCGCGTAGATGCGCGCCAGGTTCTCGATGTCTTCGCGCGGCACGCCCGATTCTTCGACGAGCGCTTCCCAGCTCTGCTCGCGCAGATCGGCAGCGAATGCGTTGAAGTTCGCCGTGTGCTCTTCGATGAACGCGACATCGAGCACGCGCTCGGCGTTCTGTTCGACGGCGAGGTCGTCGAGTTCCAGCACGCGCTTGGCCACGCCCTTGATCAGCGCGAAGTCGCCGCCGATCTTCGGCTGGACGAACGTCGACGCAATCTGCACGCCCGACGTCAGCATGTCCGCCACGTGCTGCGGGCTCGCGAACCGTTCCAGGCCGCGCTCGCGCAACGGGTTGATCGACACGATCGTCGCGCCGCGCTTCGCCGCGTCGCGCAGTTCGTTGAGCATGCGCGGATGGTTCGTCGCCGGGTTCTGGCCGAAGATCAGCAGCGTGTCGGCGTGCTCGAAGTCTTCGAGCAGCACCGTGCCCTTGCCGATGCCGACCGTCGTCGGCAGGCCGCGGCTCGTCGCCTCGTGGCACATGTTCGAGCAGTCGGGGAAGTTGTTCGTGCCGTACATGCGCACGAACAGCTGGTACAGGAACGCAGCTTCGTTGCTGGCGCGGCCCGACGTGTAGAACGCGGCCCGATGCGGGCTGTCCAGCCCTTTCAGGTGCTTCGCGATCAGTTGATACGCAGCGTCCCACGAAATGGGCTGGTACTTGTCCGTCAGCGGATCGAACACCATCGGGTCAGTGAGGCGGCCGTGCTGTTCGAGCGTGTAATCGTCCTGCTTCATCAACTCGTCGACGGTGTGCTCCGCGAAGAACGCGGGCGTCACGCGCTTGCTCGTCGCTTCCGCCGCAACGGCCTTCACGCCGTTCTCGCAGAATTCGAACGTCGACGCGTGCTGGCGGTCCGGCCATGCGCAGCCCGGGCAGTCGAAGCCGTCCGGCTGGTTCTGCCTGAAAAGCGTCTTGTACTTGCCCCCGGCGACCTTCTCCTTGACGAGATTGATCGCGACGTACTTCAATGCGCCCCATCCAGCGGCAGGCCCGGTGTACGGTTCGATGCGGCCCGGTTTGGTGCTGGTCTTGTCCATGTGTTCTTGTGTCCGGTGTGGCTTGATGTTGACGCTAGGGTAGTGGGGAATACGCGTACCCGGCGTGTACACAATGTGCGATAGAAAAAGAGTACAGTTGCGACTGTTATCGACTGAAAGGCTCAATTTCGGTGAACTGTGCTCAAAAATTGGGCGCGGCGCCCGTCCGCTGTGCCTGCGACAGAGGCATCTCTTGAAGCTTTACGAAGAACTGGCGAAGGAAATCGAAGGGCAGATCCGGCGCGGCGTGTTCCGTCCGGGCGAGCGCGTGCCGTCCGTGCGGCAGACCAGCCAGCACCGGCAGATCTCCATCACGACGGTGCTGCGCGCGTACCTGATGCTCGAGAGCAAGGGCGTGATCCAGAGCCGTCCGCAGTCGGGCTACTTCGTGCGGCTCGGCGCGAACGACGCGCCGCCGCCCGTGCAGGAACTCGACGTATCGAAGCCGATCGCCGTGTCGGCGCAGGTCGACGTGAGCCGGCTCGTGCTGTCCACGTTACGTTCCATCGGCAGCGACGAGGCCGTGCCGCTCGGCTCGCCGTATCCCGATCCCAGTCTGTATCCGTTCCAGAAGATCAACCGCTACGCGCATGTGATCGGCCGGCGCAAGACGCAATGGGGCGTCACCGACGAGCTGCCTCCCGGCAATCCCGACCTGATCCGGCAGATTGCGCGACGCTATCTGGAGAACGGCATCGCGATCGATCCGAACGAGATCGTCGTGACGGTCGGCGCAACGGAAGCGATCAATCTGTGCCTGCAGGCGGTCGCGAAACCGGGCGACACGGTCGCCGTCGAATCGCCCACCTTCTACGCGATGCTGCACGCCATCGAGCGCATGGGCATGCGCGCAATCGAAGTGGCGACCCATCCGCGCGAAGGCATCGACCTCGGCGCACTCGCGCAGATACTCGACAAGCGCAAGATCGCCGCGTGCATGGTGATGCCGAACTTCCAGAATCCGCTCGGCTTCCAGATGCCCGACGACAAGAAGCGCGAACTCGTCAAGCTGCTGACGCGGCACGATGTGCCTGTCATCGAGAACAACGTCTATCACGAGCTGTACTTCGGCGACGTGCATCCCGGTGCGCTGAAAAACTACGACAGGAAAGGGCTGGTGCTGCATTGCGCGTCGTTTTCGAAGACGCTTACGTCCGCGTACCGGATCGGCTGGGCGATGCCGGGCCGCTACCGCGAGCAGGTCGAGAAGCTCAAGTTCCTCAACACGCTGACCACGCCGTCCATTCCGCAACTCGCGATTGCCGAGTATCTGAAGCAGGATGGCTACGAGCATCATCTGCGCAAGCTGCGCAAGGGCCTCGCGCAGCGCGCCAAACTGATGACGACGATGGTCACGCGCTTCTTTCCCGAAGGCACGCGCGTGTCGCATCCGATGGGCGGCTACGTGCTGTGGGTCGAGCTGCCGCGCAGCGTCGATTCAATGCAGCTCTACAAGCTCGCGCTGGAGCATGGCATCACGGTTGGCCCGGGCTATATGTTCTCGACCACGGACGGGTATAGCCATTGCATCCGCTTGAATTACAGTTACGCATGGTCGCCGGAAATCGAGAGCGCGCTGGTGACGGTCGGCAAGCTGGCGGCCGCGAGCATGCGCGAATGAACAGACGTTTTCGTCGAGAGGAGAACCGACGTGAATCCGAATGATGCGGCACACGACAAGCATTGCGAAGACGATGACGACGACAACGAGCTCGATCCTACTGTCGAGCAACTACTGATGCTGCTTTGGGAAGCGTCGCGTGAATCGCCCGACAAGCCATGGTCGCTCGCGAAGATCAGCAAGCGCGCCGATCTCCCGATGAGCACGCTGCGGCGCTATTTCACGCAGTTGCAGTCGGCGGGCGTGATCGCCGTGCAGATGGACGAGGAAGGGCGCGGCTCGGCGTCGCTGACGGGCGAAGGGCTGGAGCTGTGCGAGGCGCTGTTTGGCGAGCCTTGAGAAGCATCGAAGTCTGCGCGACGCTTACGGCGTGGCTTCTTCCGAAACCGGCAGAAACGACAGGCGCGACGCGAGCAGCATCACGCACGTGAGAATCACAATGCCCGTCAGGATGCCCGCGAGCCGCAGCATGGCGGCGTGTGGATCGGCGGACCATGCATGGTCCTGCACGAAAACCATGATGAACGCGATCGTGAACTGCCGCCCGATATAGCTCGCGCCCTGCTTGCCCGTCTGTACGTGGCAGCCCGCCCAGATGCCTGCCGCCAGCGCGAGCAGGGAGAGCACGATCTGGCCTTGCATCAGCGGTAAAAGCGCGATCCCGACCGCCCCCGCGATCAGGCAGCCCACCATGCGTTGCACCATCTTGTCGGCGACGGGCTTTTGCGAGCGCACGACGACGGAAGTGGGCGGCAGGATCATCACTGCGATCGTCGTCACCAGCGCTTGCGCGAAGCCGGGCAGATTCAGCGTGTAGGTGAGCGCCGCGAGAATCGCCACCGCAATGCCCGCCTGCACGCCCAGCACCATGCGCGCGTGGCGCAATGTTTCGAAGGTGGGCGGCGCGGCATTCGCGTTAGCGGTAGCCGCCGCGACGACTTTCGACGCAGGCCGTCGCCGCTCATACCAGCTGATGCCGACATGAAACAGCCCCGACACGAGGAGGCACGCAAACGTGCCGACGCACACCTCGGCGACGCGCAGCATCGCAAACGACGCCGTCGGGCCGAATGCGATCAGCTTGTGCGCCTCGAACGTGACCAGCACCCACGTGATGCCGCCCAGCACCCACGCATACGACGCCGACGAGCCGTTGCCGCGATAGACGCAGAAGCCGCCGATCACGCCCAGCACGGGCACGAACAGCCACGGACGATCGCCGATGATGGGGCCCAGCAGCGTGCCGAGCAGGCCGCCGAGAATGGTGCCGAGCACGCGATGCAGCGCGCGTTGCGCGGAAGCCGAGAAGCGCGTCTGCATCACGGCGAAACCGCTGATAGCGGCCCACCAGGTGTACGGCAGATGCAGCAGATGCGCGAGCGCCACCGACAGCACGACCGAGATCACCGCTTCGACGCCGAACAGCGCGCGCTCGGGCGTCGGCTTCCAGGCGGCAAGCTCGCGGCCGAGCGCGGCCACGGCTTCACGGCCGATCTGCGTGAACATGCGGGCGCGCATGCGAACCTCGTCGAGAGGGAAGGGGTGAGTTCAGCGCGTGGCGATGGCGGCCGCAGCGCCCGCCATCATCGTCGCGCTGGTGCGGTTCGCGATCTTCACCGCGCGGCGGCTGGTCAACAGCGTGCGCGCCTTGACGGCGGCGAGCGCCCAGATGAAATCGACGGACATCAGCACGGCGAGCATCGTCAGCGTCAGTTCGAG contains these protein-coding regions:
- a CDS encoding LysR family transcriptional regulator, which gives rise to MSFDERILNGMGVLTAIVESGSFAGASERLDMSQSGVSRSVARLEARLGIRLFDRTTRTVKLTDEGLRLYEQIVPLMDGLEEAAASAAGGATAVRGRLRVNVDPFFSKIVLSPRIGEFVARYPELDLDLITRDQLGDMVADGFDLAVRFGEPRPSTLVARRLLDTRIVTAASPGYLKKHGRPLKPSDLEREPHNCIQYRDPETGRPFVWEFHRPRKKVIIDARGRLTVNDVSTMHGACLAGHGIAQIMALGTQPLFDSGRLVDLFPDWPDERFPLYALYPSRRHPSAKVRAFLEFIVKITGSPLNDKPWY
- a CDS encoding NmrA family NAD(P)-binding protein; the encoded protein is MYAITGITGQVGGVVARTLLAQGKNVRAVVRSEEKGAPWAAQGCDVALAEMHDRDALRRAFEGAEGVFVLLPPVFDPSPDFSESRRNIAALRVALSEARPTRVVVLSTIGAQAAQPNLLNQLGIMEQELGTLPMPVVFLRAAWFFENFVWDVEPARETGVIPSFLQPLDKPVPMVATDDIGRVAAALLQDAWEGARVVELEGPRRVTPDEIAAAFADALDRPVRMQLVPRDEWESLFRAQGMKNPLPRMQMIDGFNEGWIEFEAPSAVVKGDVAVEVVIRRLVRG
- a CDS encoding FdhF/YdeP family oxidoreductase, whose translation is MDKTSTKPGRIEPYTGPAAGWGALKYVAINLVKEKVAGGKYKTLFRQNQPDGFDCPGCAWPDRQHASTFEFCENGVKAVAAEATSKRVTPAFFAEHTVDELMKQDDYTLEQHGRLTDPMVFDPLTDKYQPISWDAAYQLIAKHLKGLDSPHRAAFYTSGRASNEAAFLYQLFVRMYGTNNFPDCSNMCHEATSRGLPTTVGIGKGTVLLEDFEHADTLLIFGQNPATNHPRMLNELRDAAKRGATIVSINPLRERGLERFASPQHVADMLTSGVQIASTFVQPKIGGDFALIKGVAKRVLELDDLAVEQNAERVLDVAFIEEHTANFNAFAADLREQSWEALVEESGVPREDIENLARIYANGKRVISTWGMGITQHKHSVPTVHMLSNLMMMRGNIGRLGAGLCPVRGHSNVQGNRTVGIEEKPSDAFLDRLGKVFDFEPPRGHGYDVVETIEAMLEGHVKVFIGLGGNFSIATPDTPRTWDALRACDLTVHITTKLNRSHLVHGREALILPTLGRTEIDLQNGVAQGVTVEDSMSMVHVSYGMNTPASANLVSETRIVAQIAEATLGSAKADWLGYADDYAKIRDAIEWSVDGFYEYNKRIEQPGGFHLRVASRERDWKTGTGKANFVVHQIQRDTPIQRARKLHGERAMTLMTTRSHDQYNTTIYALDDRYRGVYNQRRVVFANAADIAMLGFKAGDWVDMETIWDDGIERRAERFMLVEYDIPRGCLGAYYPETNPLVPLNSVADVCNTPTSKSIPVLLWASDAPAARAA
- a CDS encoding PLP-dependent aminotransferase family protein is translated as MKLYEELAKEIEGQIRRGVFRPGERVPSVRQTSQHRQISITTVLRAYLMLESKGVIQSRPQSGYFVRLGANDAPPPVQELDVSKPIAVSAQVDVSRLVLSTLRSIGSDEAVPLGSPYPDPSLYPFQKINRYAHVIGRRKTQWGVTDELPPGNPDLIRQIARRYLENGIAIDPNEIVVTVGATEAINLCLQAVAKPGDTVAVESPTFYAMLHAIERMGMRAIEVATHPREGIDLGALAQILDKRKIAACMVMPNFQNPLGFQMPDDKKRELVKLLTRHDVPVIENNVYHELYFGDVHPGALKNYDRKGLVLHCASFSKTLTSAYRIGWAMPGRYREQVEKLKFLNTLTTPSIPQLAIAEYLKQDGYEHHLRKLRKGLAQRAKLMTTMVTRFFPEGTRVSHPMGGYVLWVELPRSVDSMQLYKLALEHGITVGPGYMFSTTDGYSHCIRLNYSYAWSPEIESALVTVGKLAAASMRE
- a CDS encoding Rrf2 family transcriptional regulator, whose product is MNPNDAAHDKHCEDDDDDNELDPTVEQLLMLLWEASRESPDKPWSLAKISKRADLPMSTLRRYFTQLQSAGVIAVQMDEEGRGSASLTGEGLELCEALFGEP
- a CDS encoding FUSC family protein, translated to MRARMFTQIGREAVAALGRELAAWKPTPERALFGVEAVISVVLSVALAHLLHLPYTWWAAISGFAVMQTRFSASAQRALHRVLGTILGGLLGTLLGPIIGDRPWLFVPVLGVIGGFCVYRGNGSSASYAWVLGGITWVLVTFEAHKLIAFGPTASFAMLRVAEVCVGTFACLLVSGLFHVGISWYERRRPASKVVAAATANANAAPPTFETLRHARMVLGVQAGIAVAILAALTYTLNLPGFAQALVTTIAVMILPPTSVVVRSQKPVADKMVQRMVGCLIAGAVGIALLPLMQGQIVLSLLALAAGIWAGCHVQTGKQGASYIGRQFTIAFIMVFVQDHAWSADPHAAMLRLAGILTGIVILTCVMLLASRLSFLPVSEEATP